Proteins encoded together in one Methanobacterium sp. window:
- a CDS encoding serine hydrolase, with protein sequence MLFGGIVLVCFIAFFNPNLNPPNTLNDSQLNSSNSLDSNDTSQLQPNNPINNNYLVNNVLATSVISYESTDSIQPQPSPSYLDKVLAKFDIYVEKFFRENLIPASAVIIVKDGNVIYQKCLGVKEYGTQDPVNEDTLFQIGSCSKAFTSANIAQLVNLGIMHWNDTVRSYFTPEEFQLYSATVSDEITIRDLLCHCSGLPASSGDQLWMYFNYTYPDVLYRVRYIENNTVFRSTFQYNNIMYCLAGECAFRAAKNAGLEYPSWQEMIKEMIFKPMEMKTATADFYEFLNSSNRVHTYVNINGTITEWGPLNVDEIKGAGSIAFSINDMAKWLELQLANGNYNGIQLISSEELTKTKTPQIKMDGSTWYGFGWGITSNGIITHSGNVPPSKTLISLDPANNLGFAVVSNEDTYGIAFNKALYLFFINLYQTGQVDETIWTELRDSATKTSQDTTGKLPDPPSPPEPAKNLSTYVGVYNNTFYGNVNVISGDGKLILLMGNSTEPTNLEHWSGDVFKIVDNPFSYNTAVNFTSIDGSGKAQQVKVDYIESGYGVNGTFNRTS encoded by the coding sequence TTGTTATTTGGAGGTATTGTCCTAGTTTGTTTCATCGCTTTTTTCAATCCCAACCTGAATCCACCTAACACTTTAAATGATAGTCAATTAAATAGTTCAAATTCTCTAGATTCCAATGACACATCACAGCTCCAGCCTAATAATCCAATAAACAATAATTATTTAGTTAATAACGTTTTAGCCACTTCTGTAATATCTTATGAGTCAACAGACAGCATACAACCGCAACCATCTCCTTCTTATTTAGATAAAGTTTTAGCAAAGTTCGATATTTATGTGGAGAAGTTTTTCAGAGAAAACCTGATTCCTGCATCTGCAGTAATTATAGTAAAGGACGGGAACGTAATTTACCAAAAATGTCTGGGAGTAAAAGAATATGGAACCCAAGATCCTGTAAACGAAGACACTCTATTCCAGATTGGCTCATGCAGTAAGGCTTTTACCTCAGCGAATATTGCTCAACTTGTTAATTTAGGCATCATGCACTGGAATGACACTGTGAGGAGTTATTTCACCCCTGAAGAATTTCAGTTGTACAGCGCTACAGTTTCTGATGAAATTACCATAAGAGACCTGTTATGCCATTGCAGTGGACTGCCTGCCAGTTCTGGTGATCAATTATGGATGTACTTTAATTATACATATCCCGATGTTCTATACCGAGTACGTTATATAGAAAATAACACAGTCTTCAGAAGCACTTTCCAGTATAATAATATAATGTATTGTCTCGCAGGTGAGTGTGCGTTTCGTGCTGCTAAAAATGCGGGTTTAGAATACCCTTCATGGCAGGAAATGATAAAAGAAATGATTTTTAAGCCTATGGAAATGAAAACTGCCACCGCAGACTTCTATGAGTTTTTAAATTCATCTAATCGAGTCCATACCTATGTAAATATAAATGGAACTATAACCGAATGGGGTCCTTTAAATGTTGATGAAATTAAAGGTGCAGGTTCTATTGCTTTTTCTATTAATGATATGGCTAAATGGCTCGAATTACAGCTTGCAAATGGGAATTATAATGGAATACAGCTGATATCCAGTGAAGAATTGACAAAAACAAAAACACCACAGATTAAAATGGATGGCAGCACATGGTATGGGTTTGGTTGGGGAATTACATCTAATGGAATTATAACTCATTCTGGAAACGTTCCACCATCTAAAACTTTGATATCATTGGATCCTGCCAATAATTTAGGTTTTGCAGTAGTATCTAATGAAGATACTTATGGAATAGCATTTAATAAAGCCTTATATTTGTTTTTTATTAATTTGTATCAGACCGGCCAAGTAGACGAGACAATTTGGACCGAACTTAGAGATAGTGCTACTAAAACATCTCAAGACACTACAGGCAAACTGCCAGATCCACCATCACCTCCTGAACCCGCAAAGAATTTGAGTACATATGTGGGTGTTTATAATAATACTTTCTACGGTAATGTAAATGTCATATCTGGCGATGGAAAACTGATTTTATTAATGGGTAACAGTACTGAACCTACTAATTTAGAGCATTGGAGTGGAGATGTGTTTAAAATTGTAGATAATCCTTTTTCGTATAATACTGCTGTAAATTTCACTTCTATAGATGGTAGTGGGAAAGCACAGCAAGTTAAAGTGGATTATATTGAAAGCGGTTATGGTGTGAATGGTACTTTTAATCGGACGAGTTAA
- a CDS encoding alpha/beta hydrolase, translating to MVTKKSYTTGSVNSKDGTKIGYRKMGNGPGIILLHGGINASQHLMKLGTLLSDEFTVYIPDRRGRGMSGPIGDNYNIGKEDEDLDALLKKTGAHFVFGTADGALFALHASISNPNIHKIAAYEPLIFFGQPGLKEFETMIEHYNKHIAEGNVAASMESLTKDSGKYMVINITPDVLLVPIFKLALKLDAWKVKGDDVTLQELLPTLHNELEIVQKTEGTLENYKNVSAEVLLLRGSETEPLLRDTQDTLNKVLPHSNLIELQGLDHGSAQDYGNPEPIAQELKRFF from the coding sequence ATGGTTACAAAAAAGTCATACACAACTGGTTCAGTAAATTCAAAAGACGGTACCAAGATTGGCTATCGAAAGATGGGTAATGGGCCTGGTATTATTCTCCTGCATGGAGGCATAAATGCATCACAACATCTTATGAAACTTGGCACTCTCCTCTCAGATGAATTTACAGTATATATTCCAGATCGCCGTGGTCGTGGTATGAGTGGGCCAATTGGTGATAATTACAACATAGGAAAAGAAGATGAAGATCTTGATGCTCTCCTTAAAAAAACCGGCGCTCATTTTGTCTTCGGAACTGCAGATGGTGCGCTTTTTGCACTGCATGCATCAATATCTAATCCAAACATCCACAAAATAGCTGCTTATGAGCCTCTTATTTTCTTTGGCCAGCCAGGGCTCAAGGAATTTGAAACCATGATAGAGCATTATAACAAGCATATAGCCGAAGGCAACGTGGCTGCATCAATGGAAAGTTTAACCAAGGATTCAGGTAAATATATGGTAATAAACATCACACCGGATGTTCTATTGGTACCAATTTTTAAACTGGCATTAAAATTGGATGCATGGAAAGTCAAAGGCGACGATGTAACACTCCAGGAACTTCTCCCTACACTGCACAATGAACTGGAAATCGTCCAAAAAACTGAAGGAACACTTGAAAATTACAAAAATGTATCTGCAGAAGTATTATTGCTCCGTGGCAGCGAAACTGAACCCTTGTTAAGAGATACTCAAGACACCTTGAACAAGGTATTGCCCCATTCTAATCTGATTGAACTCCAGGGCCTTGATCATGGATCAGCCCAGGATTACGGCAACCCAGAGCCCATAGCACAAGAATTAAAACGGTTTTTCTGA
- a CDS encoding ROK family protein, producing the protein MMSVAIVKRRLKEGKTYEDFRKAWYHTTGFGTNNKMYSLINAFDEREIIVIGFTEIPTDKEEILKGLRIDVKERLDNPLDDVIEPDIDRDFGILISEDDFSAEGSIKYKNPTVNGIKTDVEEIVNGLIEFKQSLEQASSERDAARKTE; encoded by the coding sequence ATGATGTCAGTGGCAATTGTTAAAAGGCGTTTAAAAGAGGGGAAAACTTACGAAGATTTCCGCAAAGCCTGGTATCACACTACTGGATTTGGTACTAATAATAAAATGTATAGTTTGATAAATGCATTCGACGAACGAGAGATTATCGTGATAGGATTTACTGAAATACCCACAGATAAAGAAGAGATTTTAAAGGGTTTGAGAATAGATGTCAAGGAAAGGCTTGATAACCCATTGGATGATGTTATTGAACCAGATATAGATCGTGATTTCGGGATTCTAATATCTGAAGATGATTTCTCAGCAGAGGGCTCCATAAAGTACAAAAACCCAACTGTTAATGGAATAAAGACGGATGTTGAAGAAATAGTAAATGGCTTGATAGAATTTAAACAGTCCCTAGAACAAGCATCATCAGAAAGGGATGCTGCCCGGAAAACAGAATAA
- a CDS encoding serine hydrolase, producing MDNKVLAGLVLGFLLMVVVAGVLVFNPLKSNTPLDNGMIGTVNQTGNNTTSTNNTGILSSSAPLLNVVPLSSGTSQSSSSVSPSPSPGPTPDPMDNLISLFDAYVTSTFLKASNAGLPGAAVVLIYKGRIVSMNTLGVRDLESGLPVTPDTLFLLASVTKTFSATNVAQQVDKGLMHWNDTVNMYFDNPNEFYLYDPNANANLTIADCLKHTSGMPAAEGDPEAFTFNSSYSQMLYNLRFVLNTSSLGTTHQYNNVMYALGGYSAALANSKSWGDLIKEELLNSLGMNTATTNLTDFLNSPNHATHYITYYDDNGSLIKQPSYPPALDEIGPAGSMGASISQMVNWLNFQMANTGMYNGKIIVSKENLEATRTGYVYTDDKNDTMYGYGWDIDKTHISHAGTIPSSKAFINFYPSSGIGIAILTNEGSMGDAFRMSVYKKLLDLMNGDENTDFWTVFHDTYKPIYEPAPDNPTGPGALTNYEGVYLNDFYGNITIQLENNNLISYYGNNKQPFNLTHWNDTTFVVRSNSDLLTFKDLEDNKYQQLITYTATDYTVNPANMTNTFNRTNST from the coding sequence GTGGATAATAAGGTTCTAGCAGGATTAGTTCTAGGTTTTTTATTAATGGTTGTTGTAGCGGGTGTTTTGGTTTTCAATCCTTTAAAATCAAATACACCACTGGATAATGGCATGATTGGCACTGTCAACCAAACTGGTAACAACACTACTTCTACTAACAATACTGGTATTCTTTCTTCATCTGCTCCTCTATTAAACGTCGTCCCTTTATCATCTGGAACTAGTCAATCTTCATCTTCAGTGAGTCCTTCACCAAGTCCCGGACCTACGCCTGATCCAATGGATAACCTAATCAGTCTTTTCGATGCATATGTGACATCCACGTTTTTAAAAGCTTCAAATGCTGGACTGCCAGGTGCAGCAGTGGTTCTTATTTATAAAGGTAGAATAGTTTCTATGAATACTCTTGGTGTAAGGGATCTCGAATCGGGTCTTCCTGTTACCCCTGATACTTTATTTCTATTAGCTTCAGTAACTAAAACTTTTTCTGCTACCAATGTTGCCCAACAAGTTGATAAAGGGTTAATGCATTGGAATGACACTGTAAATATGTACTTTGATAATCCCAATGAATTCTATTTATATGATCCTAATGCCAATGCCAATTTAACGATAGCAGATTGTCTCAAACATACGAGTGGTATGCCCGCTGCTGAAGGAGATCCAGAGGCATTTACTTTCAACAGCAGTTATTCCCAAATGCTTTATAATCTGCGTTTTGTACTAAATACCAGTTCATTAGGTACTACCCATCAATATAACAATGTAATGTATGCTTTGGGCGGTTATAGTGCTGCCCTAGCAAACAGCAAATCATGGGGAGATCTAATTAAAGAAGAACTTTTAAACTCCCTGGGAATGAATACAGCAACCACTAATCTCACTGATTTCTTGAACTCACCCAATCATGCAACCCATTATATAACATACTATGATGATAATGGTTCTCTGATTAAACAACCTTCATATCCCCCTGCTTTAGATGAGATTGGGCCGGCAGGTAGTATGGGTGCTTCAATTAGTCAGATGGTTAATTGGCTGAATTTCCAAATGGCAAATACTGGAATGTATAACGGAAAGATAATAGTTTCTAAAGAAAATTTAGAAGCAACCAGAACCGGATATGTATACACAGATGATAAAAATGATACCATGTACGGATATGGATGGGATATTGATAAAACCCATATATCCCACGCTGGAACAATACCATCATCAAAAGCATTCATAAATTTCTATCCATCTTCAGGAATTGGTATAGCAATATTAACTAATGAAGGGAGTATGGGAGATGCTTTCAGGATGAGTGTATATAAAAAATTATTAGATTTAATGAATGGTGATGAAAATACAGATTTCTGGACTGTTTTTCACGATACATATAAACCAATATACGAACCAGCTCCGGATAACCCAACAGGACCCGGAGCCCTTACTAACTATGAAGGTGTATATTTAAACGATTTCTATGGAAACATTACAATTCAGCTTGAAAATAACAATTTAATAAGTTATTATGGCAATAATAAACAGCCGTTTAATTTAACTCATTGGAATGACACAACATTCGTCGTAAGAAGTAACAGTGACTTATTAACTTTCAAAGACCTTGAAGATAACAAATATCAACAGCTAATAACCTATACGGCGACAGATTATACGGTGAATCCAGCTAATATGACAAACACATTTAACCGCACAAATAGCACTTGA
- a CDS encoding HXXEE domain-containing protein — translation MLNWLYKNWAKLSVLFAIVLTVFIVIFIKLENIVLFLIWIQIPIYLLHQFEEHAWNGFQNYINKKVFKVHEGNFPLNEKNIFWINIPIIWILMPIFAGLSSINIMFGLWIPYFAVFNSLSHVIFSIRNREYNPGLIISLILGIPVGTYTLIVFYSYIAVPAVISIISIFFVLLLHIIIFGYIRMNYKKNQLRPK, via the coding sequence ATGTTAAATTGGCTCTATAAAAATTGGGCAAAATTAAGTGTTTTATTTGCAATTGTTCTTACTGTATTTATTGTTATTTTCATAAAACTTGAAAATATTGTTCTGTTTTTGATTTGGATACAGATACCTATTTATTTATTGCATCAGTTTGAGGAACATGCTTGGAATGGGTTTCAAAATTATATAAATAAAAAAGTATTCAAGGTTCACGAAGGAAATTTTCCTCTAAATGAAAAAAATATTTTTTGGATAAACATTCCGATTATTTGGATATTAATGCCTATTTTTGCAGGTTTATCATCTATTAACATAATGTTTGGCCTATGGATTCCTTATTTTGCGGTATTTAATAGTTTGAGCCATGTGATTTTTTCTATACGAAATCGGGAATATAATCCGGGGCTCATCATAAGTCTAATATTAGGTATTCCGGTAGGGACATATACTTTAATAGTATTCTATTCTTATATTGCCGTTCCGGCGGTAATCTCTATTATTTCAATCTTTTTTGTATTATTGCTACATATTATCATATTTGGTTACATAAGAATGAACTATAAAAAAAATCAGCTAAGGCCCAAATAG
- a CDS encoding NAD(P)-dependent alcohol dehydrogenase: protein MKAIVYTKYGSPDVLEFKEVEKPTPKDNEVLIRVCATSVTAADCLMRRGDTFISRVFLGFRKPRRRILGTEIAGEIEETGKDVNRFKKGDQVYGFTGFGLGAYAEYNCMPENGSLVLKPTNMNYSEAVAVVDGASTALFFLKDKANIQNGQKVLILGASGSIGTFAIQIAKYFGAEVTGVCSNANLDLVKSLGADKVIDYTKDDFTKNSEKYDIIFDTVGKSSFSQSKRSLKKNGKYILTTGGLMDRFLMLWTALLGGKKQITGMSIEKTESLIFIKRLIEAKRIKLVTDRCYNLEQIAKAHGYVEKGHKRGNVIITME, encoded by the coding sequence ATGAAAGCAATCGTTTATACAAAATACGGATCACCGGATGTTCTTGAGTTTAAAGAAGTGGAAAAACCAACTCCTAAGGATAATGAAGTTTTGATAAGAGTATGTGCCACATCAGTTACAGCAGCAGACTGCCTGATGCGAAGGGGTGATACCTTCATTAGCAGAGTATTTCTAGGATTCAGAAAACCTAGAAGAAGAATTTTGGGGACTGAGATTGCAGGCGAAATTGAAGAAACAGGTAAAGATGTAAATCGATTTAAGAAGGGTGACCAGGTTTATGGATTTACTGGTTTTGGACTTGGTGCTTATGCGGAGTATAATTGCATGCCTGAAAATGGATCTCTTGTACTAAAACCAACCAATATGAATTACAGTGAAGCAGTAGCCGTAGTTGATGGAGCATCCACTGCATTGTTTTTCCTTAAAGATAAGGCGAATATTCAAAACGGACAAAAAGTTCTTATACTAGGTGCTTCTGGAAGTATAGGTACTTTTGCGATTCAAATTGCTAAATATTTTGGGGCAGAAGTCACTGGGGTATGCAGTAATGCAAATCTAGATTTGGTAAAATCTTTAGGTGCGGATAAAGTTATTGACTACACTAAAGATGATTTTACAAAAAATAGTGAAAAATATGATATAATTTTTGACACTGTAGGAAAAAGTTCCTTTTCACAGAGTAAACGCTCCCTTAAGAAAAATGGCAAATATATTTTAACTACTGGAGGATTGATGGATCGTTTCCTAATGCTGTGGACTGCACTATTGGGTGGGAAAAAACAAATTACAGGAATGTCAATTGAAAAGACCGAATCATTAATTTTCATTAAAAGGTTAATTGAGGCGAAAAGGATTAAATTAGTCACAGATAGATGCTATAACTTGGAACAGATTGCCAAAGCGCATGGTTATGTTGAAAAAGGTCACAAAAGGGGAAATGTCATTATTACTATGGAATAA
- a CDS encoding NAD(P)-dependent alcohol dehydrogenase has protein sequence MRAVAYTNYGSPDVLELKEVQKPTPKDSEVLIKVLAAATNVADWRLMRASPFLVRLMGGGILKPKHEILGTDVAGTVEAIGRNVNQFQPGDEVFANLSESGRGGFAEYTCALERDVVSKPANITFGEASAVPITGITALQGLRDYGKIQAGQKVLINGASGGVGTFAVQIAKSYGAEVTAVCSTQNLEMVRSIGADHVIDYLKEDYTKNGLLYDLIFDAVANHTVSENKRALKSQGICVVVGFSTIFNMFKVMLGSFTSNTGGKKINSMTAALNKEDMVFIKELMEAGKVKTVIDRCYQFSEVPEALRYLEEGHAKGKVVIIMDHNKNVSN, from the coding sequence ATGAGAGCAGTTGCATACACAAATTATGGATCACCGGATGTCCTTGAATTAAAAGAAGTGCAAAAACCAACTCCTAAAGATAGTGAAGTTCTAATAAAAGTTCTCGCTGCAGCTACTAATGTGGCTGACTGGCGCCTTATGAGAGCATCTCCCTTTTTAGTTCGCTTAATGGGAGGAGGAATTCTAAAACCAAAACACGAAATACTTGGAACTGATGTTGCTGGGACAGTTGAAGCAATTGGTCGGAACGTAAATCAATTTCAGCCAGGTGACGAAGTTTTCGCCAACCTATCTGAGAGTGGACGGGGTGGTTTTGCAGAGTATACATGTGCTCTGGAAAGAGATGTGGTGTCAAAACCGGCCAATATTACATTTGGAGAAGCATCTGCTGTACCCATTACTGGAATAACTGCTTTACAGGGTCTTAGAGATTATGGGAAGATTCAAGCAGGGCAAAAGGTTTTGATCAATGGGGCCTCGGGTGGTGTGGGCACTTTTGCTGTGCAAATAGCCAAATCATATGGGGCTGAAGTTACTGCCGTATGCAGCACACAAAATTTGGAAATGGTGCGCTCTATTGGTGCAGATCATGTTATTGATTATTTAAAAGAAGATTATACTAAAAATGGACTATTATATGATTTAATTTTTGATGCAGTTGCTAATCACACTGTATCTGAAAATAAACGTGCATTGAAATCACAAGGAATCTGTGTTGTTGTAGGATTTTCAACGATTTTTAACATGTTCAAAGTGATGTTAGGGTCGTTCACTTCAAATACGGGGGGTAAGAAAATAAATAGCATGACTGCAGCTCTAAATAAAGAAGATATGGTTTTTATTAAGGAACTTATGGAAGCTGGTAAAGTAAAAACCGTTATAGATAGATGTTACCAGTTTAGTGAAGTTCCAGAAGCTCTCCGGTATCTTGAAGAAGGGCATGCTAAGGGAAAAGTCGTTATCATAATGGATCATAACAAAAACGTATCAAATTAG
- a CDS encoding DUF2812 domain-containing protein, which produces MKEVKTIWRMWGGWEIEKMENWMEEMEQNGWALFKFDFTMMRFQFKKEESRKMRYCFDYQSNVGEDYFEIFKEDGWELVNETISPWYVWRKSYEDKKPSIYTDTRSLIERNNRQIRNISLGAFISLILLYLVLITGYDNTKLISALLIISIVFFGYLIAQLYQHNKKLKTTAIKC; this is translated from the coding sequence ATGAAAGAAGTTAAAACTATATGGCGAATGTGGGGCGGCTGGGAAATAGAAAAAATGGAAAATTGGATGGAAGAAATGGAACAAAATGGATGGGCACTTTTTAAATTCGATTTTACTATGATGAGGTTTCAATTTAAAAAAGAAGAAAGCAGAAAAATGAGGTACTGTTTTGATTATCAGAGTAATGTGGGGGAAGATTATTTCGAGATTTTCAAGGAAGATGGTTGGGAATTAGTGAATGAAACAATCAGTCCATGGTATGTATGGCGTAAATCCTACGAAGATAAGAAACCCAGTATTTACACAGATACAAGATCATTAATTGAAAGAAACAATCGCCAAATCAGGAATATTAGTCTTGGGGCGTTTATAAGCTTAATTTTACTGTATTTAGTGTTAATAACAGGTTATGATAACACAAAACTAATTTCAGCACTTCTAATAATCTCTATTGTCTTTTTTGGATATTTAATAGCTCAACTTTATCAACATAATAAAAAACTGAAAACTACTGCAATTAAATGTTAA
- a CDS encoding PadR family transcriptional regulator — MDAKKLQKKYLPLTEAAYYVLISLNKPRHGYGIMQHVNTITNGRIKIGAGTMYGNLSRMEKEGLINSVAEEERKKIYEISEKGKIILGLELARLEELLNHGKNEMGN, encoded by the coding sequence ATGGATGCAAAAAAATTACAAAAAAAGTATTTACCATTAACCGAAGCGGCTTATTACGTTTTAATTTCTCTAAATAAGCCAAGACATGGCTATGGGATCATGCAACACGTAAATACGATCACCAATGGCCGTATTAAGATAGGCGCGGGGACCATGTATGGGAATCTGTCCAGAATGGAAAAGGAAGGGTTAATAAATTCAGTTGCCGAAGAGGAACGTAAAAAAATCTATGAAATCAGTGAAAAAGGTAAAATTATACTAGGATTAGAGCTCGCACGTCTAGAAGAACTTCTGAATCATGGTAAAAATGAAATGGGGAATTAG